The Ranitomeya imitator isolate aRanImi1 chromosome 3, aRanImi1.pri, whole genome shotgun sequence genome has a window encoding:
- the LOC138670388 gene encoding uncharacterized protein has translation MMDGVIGRISSLVTEVIFETNRLDIIVREKEAAAERRMMQRRRRRFWIHPINELRMTRGVQSTLYLELRCNPQKFFSYVRMRMEHFDYLVGKIEDVIQRQDTRMRLAITPAERLMVTLRFLATGESLTSLHFQFRLGISTIGGIVKDTCRAIWDTLQLEYIPQPTMEIWMRSSEQFERMCNFPNCVGAVDGKHIRIAKPAGTGSEYYNYKKYFSIVLMAIADANCRFLAVDIGAYGRSNDSQVFKNSPMGRCLYGDTYNFPPARPLPGTSEPALPYVCVGDEAFQLSPHLLKPYSSRELHRTKRVFNYRLTRARRVVECSFGILTAKWRVLLTAIKLDTKTVDDVVKACVVLHNFVISKEPVTLDDEQLETSLWDYRSASVRSTGSVTRMREQFAEYFLSPVGRIPWQDIIV, from the exons atgatggatggtgtaattgggaggatttcgagtttggttactgaagttatatttgagacgaatcgcctggatatcatagtgcgggagaaggaggcggcagcagaaagacggatgatgcaacggagaaggcgacgattctggatacatccaatcaatgagctgcggatgaccaggggtgtccagtccactctctatctggagttgcggtgcaacccccaaaaattctttagttatgtacggatgaggatggaacatttcgattatttggttggaaaaatagaggatgtcatccaaaggcaggacacaaggatgaggcttgccatcacaccggcggagcggctcatggtgacactgcg cttcctagctacgggtgagtctttgacttcactccatttccaattccggctggggatttccactattggcggaattgtgaaggacacatgtcgtgcgatttgggacactttacagctggagtatatcccacaaccaacaatggaaatctggatgagaagttccgaacaatttgagcgaatgtgtaattttccaaattgtgttggtgctgtggacggcaaacacattaggattgcaaaaccggcaggaacaggatcagagtactataactataaaaaatacttctcaattgtactcatggctattgctgacgccaactgccgattccttgctgtggatataggagcgtatggccggtccaacgactcccaagtgtttaaaaactctccgatgggtcgctgcctgtatggagatacatacaatttcccgccagcaagaccgctcccaggaaccagtgaaccagccttgccctatgtgtgtgtaggtgatgaagcctttcaactgtcgccgcacctactgaaaccatacagcagccgtgaattacaccgcaccaagcgggtatttaattaccgtcttaccagagcaagaagagtggtagagtgctctttcggtattttgacagcaaagtggagagttctgctgacggcaataaaactggatacaaaaactgtagacgatgttgtcaaggcatgtgtggtgctccataattttgttatttcaaaggagcccgttaccttggatgacgaacaattggagacatccttgtgggattaccgaagtgcctctgttcgctccaccggttctgttactaggatgagggaacagtttgctgaatattttttgtcacctgttgggcggattccatggcaagacataattgtgtga